One window of Desulfovibrio subterraneus genomic DNA carries:
- a CDS encoding DUF3987 domain-containing protein has product MIARNRESSNYFDFRNAAPYYDANMRAGFHEDWTLEDARRQLHAKIHALGLECPEIVADGEFHRCDIQSDLSGMNDGSYWLSPEFPYCGYAKNWKSGEEEKVSPAEDVMSTFSSKQREAFEKEQTHFKKLQVVELAKRAETMAERALSIMQECVPARPDHPYLLRKRVKAYGLYQDKGGRLVIPLVDTSGKIWGWQTIEGVTNTGHPEKRCHGSKKGHYFGIGLPDGNEPPRVLYIAEGYATAASIHEATGSPIVMAVDAGNLMSVGRALREKYPDAFCVFCADNDAWTEGNPGRAYAQKAAHEIRGTVCLPEFEDTSLRPTDFNDLHMLQGLSAVRMQIQQSVVEAISAGTVQPIPIDAPQPLPITSEMLPAVLWSWVEECAKSVQVPLELVVANTLGALSAAVFGRCFVRLGQDYVEPLCLFIMAPLPPGERKSSVTKLCKAPLVVWEREKQREEAFEVRKNRRRVEAINGQIKEIEKEMRNADLVDMDEYLERIERLERDKPKKLTTFRLFADDVTAEGLALLMSQNHEQCAIIEAEGGFLETIGGRYSAGVANLDLVLKAYNKESVNVDRRGSDSLKLESPALTMCISPQIFALRGLAAKPDFRSRGVVGRFIFLMGKSTLGTRTPYNEDIPLSIVQQYWALVCRQAEDMYALVKAGKEIELTCSKQGMEELNAFRAEVEVRMGPEGDLHHMTDWAGKIPGTVVRIAGLYHLIERLSNDQREIQENSVRMACQFGRVLIGHAKVALSVMEGDERGSSSQFMLEKIRQMGIREVSLRDIFIACRSRFAKMGKCREIVGFLEEHGYLAKTTPSLRGVGRKSELYVVHPSVFIANSCSQNTQN; this is encoded by the coding sequence ATGATTGCTCGTAACCGTGAATCATCTAACTACTTCGATTTCAGGAACGCTGCTCCATACTACGATGCTAATATGCGTGCAGGTTTCCATGAAGATTGGACTCTTGAAGATGCAAGGAGGCAACTGCATGCGAAGATACACGCTCTTGGACTTGAGTGTCCCGAGATTGTCGCTGACGGAGAATTCCATCGTTGCGATATCCAGAGTGATCTTTCAGGCATGAACGATGGATCATACTGGCTATCTCCCGAATTTCCGTATTGCGGCTATGCGAAAAATTGGAAGAGTGGGGAGGAGGAGAAAGTCAGCCCCGCCGAAGATGTTATGTCTACGTTTTCATCTAAACAGCGTGAGGCGTTTGAGAAGGAGCAAACCCACTTTAAGAAGCTTCAGGTTGTTGAGCTGGCAAAGCGAGCCGAGACGATGGCTGAACGTGCTTTGTCTATTATGCAGGAGTGTGTTCCAGCTCGACCAGATCATCCATACTTATTGCGTAAACGTGTGAAGGCTTATGGTCTGTATCAAGACAAGGGGGGGCGGCTCGTCATTCCTCTTGTTGATACGTCTGGAAAGATATGGGGATGGCAAACTATTGAGGGAGTCACTAACACCGGGCATCCAGAGAAGCGGTGTCATGGCAGTAAGAAAGGCCATTATTTCGGCATTGGTTTGCCAGATGGCAATGAACCTCCTCGCGTGCTTTATATAGCGGAAGGATACGCGACGGCGGCATCAATTCATGAGGCCACGGGAAGCCCGATAGTGATGGCCGTTGATGCTGGAAACTTGATGAGTGTTGGCAGAGCACTTCGTGAAAAGTACCCGGATGCATTTTGTGTGTTTTGTGCAGACAATGATGCATGGACTGAAGGAAATCCGGGAAGGGCATATGCTCAGAAAGCCGCTCATGAGATACGAGGAACTGTTTGTTTGCCAGAGTTTGAGGATACCTCCTTACGGCCTACGGATTTTAATGACCTTCATATGCTGCAAGGGCTTAGCGCTGTTAGAATGCAAATCCAACAGTCTGTTGTGGAGGCGATCAGCGCCGGAACAGTGCAACCGATCCCTATTGATGCTCCGCAACCCCTACCTATAACAAGTGAAATGCTACCAGCCGTATTGTGGTCATGGGTTGAGGAATGCGCAAAATCCGTTCAGGTGCCTTTGGAGCTTGTAGTTGCAAACACCCTTGGAGCCTTGTCTGCGGCTGTGTTCGGTCGGTGTTTTGTACGTTTGGGTCAGGACTATGTTGAGCCTCTTTGCTTATTTATTATGGCTCCTCTTCCGCCTGGAGAGCGAAAAAGTAGCGTAACTAAGCTTTGTAAGGCCCCCCTCGTTGTATGGGAAAGGGAGAAGCAAAGAGAAGAAGCTTTTGAAGTAAGAAAAAATAGGAGAAGAGTCGAAGCTATAAATGGGCAAATTAAAGAAATTGAAAAGGAAATGCGCAACGCAGATTTAGTAGATATGGATGAGTATTTAGAAAGAATCGAGCGCTTAGAGCGAGATAAACCAAAGAAGTTGACGACATTCAGACTGTTTGCAGATGACGTCACTGCTGAGGGACTGGCGTTGCTGATGTCACAGAATCATGAGCAATGTGCAATCATTGAAGCTGAGGGTGGATTCCTTGAAACCATCGGTGGAAGGTATAGCGCTGGTGTAGCGAATCTCGACCTCGTTCTGAAGGCATATAACAAGGAGTCTGTTAACGTTGATAGGAGGGGAAGTGATTCATTAAAACTTGAAAGCCCCGCCCTAACGATGTGTATCTCGCCACAAATATTCGCGCTTAGGGGGCTGGCAGCCAAGCCCGACTTCAGGTCGAGAGGGGTTGTAGGTCGTTTCATATTTCTTATGGGAAAGTCGACCCTAGGTACACGAACCCCCTATAATGAAGATATTCCACTATCAATAGTTCAGCAATATTGGGCATTAGTATGTCGCCAAGCAGAGGACATGTATGCGCTGGTTAAGGCGGGAAAGGAAATCGAACTCACGTGTTCCAAGCAGGGAATGGAGGAGCTCAACGCCTTCAGAGCAGAGGTGGAAGTGCGCATGGGGCCAGAAGGAGACTTGCATCATATGACAGACTGGGCAGGTAAAATTCCAGGCACTGTTGTTCGCATTGCAGGGCTATACCACCTTATTGAGCGCCTTTCTAATGATCAGAGGGAGATTCAGGAGAATTCTGTGCGTATGGCCTGCCAGTTTGGACGAGTTCTCATTGGGCATGCTAAAGTGGCTCTCTCCGTGATGGAGGGGGATGAAAGGGGCAGCTCGTCGCAATTTATGCTCGAGAAAATTCGTCAAATGGGGATACGTGAAGTATCCTTGCGAGACATATTCATTGCCTGCCGTTCAAGGTTTGCCAAGATGGGAAAATGTCGTGAGATTGTAGGATTTCTTGAAGAGCATGGATATCTGGCAAAGACAACTCCATCTTTGCGGGGAGTAGGGCGAAAAAGTGAGCTTTATGTGGTTCATCCGAGTGTATTTATCGCCAACTCCTGTTCGCAAAACACACAAAATTAG
- a CDS encoding terminase small subunit gives MAKELAELTTQQVFFVELFVNGETGVAGNATKAALLAGYSEKTARVIGQQLLAKRHVALAVREANIRALKSHASLAISTLAAIVSDERAKHRDRLEAAKALLDRGGYQAGEVDAGGDTPLSEMTIEELAAIVLKKNSIDVTPSGA, from the coding sequence ATGGCAAAAGAGTTGGCGGAACTTACGACTCAACAAGTTTTTTTTGTCGAGCTCTTTGTGAATGGAGAAACGGGTGTGGCTGGTAATGCGACAAAAGCTGCGTTGCTTGCGGGCTACTCGGAGAAAACTGCGCGCGTGATTGGACAGCAACTGCTTGCCAAACGTCATGTTGCACTTGCTGTACGAGAAGCTAATATCAGGGCTTTGAAGTCGCATGCCTCACTTGCCATATCAACTCTGGCAGCCATCGTCAGTGATGAGAGAGCTAAGCATAGGGATCGGCTTGAAGCAGCTAAGGCTTTGCTGGATCGCGGCGGATATCAGGCTGGCGAAGTGGATGCTGGCGGCGATACTCCTTTGAGTGAAATGACCATTGAAGAGTTGGCAGCTATTGTTCTGAAAAAGAACTCCATAGATGTTACTCCATCAGGCGCATAG
- a CDS encoding AAA domain-containing protein: MQQAPTMLPRVSSHTHTHIWTDKTWPFADGDERAPKASLDGEGRWDLFRKLVGYYMQCVRNEEGADACAFLNQLNSTFLFLRRTGFWQPRPGATWQVTIPLGQHLADFTARLSGAEDDTPLVLGYPINATFKEGADGINVSALRPVFFYPLQAEVVAQGLRLTIEDPVPEVNLGWLEYAFSRKPERQRNFLSACGFMRARMAEDGTPGRERAELAPGLDTLTAALSSFLPSRMRQRLDLADIPDTPLKEPFDNGIYNRAVIMFAKRTRFNKRLLQELSIISKAPDDVLDSTALAPLFAGQPSQVKSTTEGTSWKNSPVEGVAADVFPFNASQRQAVASLLRHDVSVITGPPGTGKSQVVAGTAANARFLDQSVLISSRNHKAIDAVVHRLTDASGQPMVLRTNSKEDPGLRVTFSTVIKAMLTSQTDPEAQERVQRAREDLFTRLEERGRESALAAEVLGISAELGQVENRLSYLQSELPDGLSPALDQFHQAFPTLLVRHASKFAQSGKASWSEFRFIILYLRLRNSLKPFPGTPTLPLWPDLQARTLLSDVMGTILKAAEYSELRARANELETRAAQLPPLEKLTERVARVGSRMESILQDLLTLDLKHRAGLRDEASRSKLAGLRAALNSIHTGLSDGRLDRQAAKEISNLGCEVLHAFPVWAVTNLSVGSRIPFCPGLFDLALIDEASQSDIPSAIPILFRARRVGVIGDPLQLTHTSRLSPAKDTLMRRSLGLEHLEEQRFAYTESSLYDLCAGVHMVRPIFLDTTYRSTEDIAGYSSQLFYNGGLRVGTDSGRLNPPQGVQPGIHWSEVDGEVKSSSGSGCHCPAEVEEIVRQVGELLRDGQFRGTLGIVTPFRQQANRIQDALFESGIDYQRLLGSQAHVDTAHGFQGDERDVIFFSLCAGPDMPRGSRHFLRETGNLFNVAVSRARAVLHVVGNRAWAAHCGIPHVERLACPKDCRPAPPPKTPWHPHESPYEKMLFKALEEAGLEPKPQYPVRFRRLDMALIRSGENGLKLDIEVDGDCHRNADGSRKLDDMWRDIELQAMGWKVARFWTYQLREDLPGSVAKIMKIWEQA, from the coding sequence GTGCAACAAGCTCCAACCATGCTGCCCCGCGTCTCCAGTCATACCCACACGCACATCTGGACGGATAAAACATGGCCTTTTGCCGATGGAGATGAAAGGGCACCGAAAGCGTCCTTAGACGGCGAGGGGAGGTGGGACCTTTTCCGGAAGCTCGTCGGGTACTACATGCAGTGCGTTCGTAATGAGGAGGGGGCAGACGCATGCGCCTTTCTTAACCAGCTCAACTCAACCTTCCTCTTTCTACGCCGGACTGGATTCTGGCAGCCTCGGCCTGGTGCCACCTGGCAAGTCACCATTCCGCTAGGACAACACTTAGCTGACTTCACGGCCAGACTCTCTGGTGCCGAGGATGACACCCCCCTTGTTCTCGGATACCCAATAAATGCCACCTTCAAAGAGGGGGCGGACGGCATCAACGTCAGCGCTTTGCGTCCGGTATTCTTTTATCCTCTCCAAGCAGAAGTAGTGGCTCAGGGCCTCCGCCTGACCATCGAAGACCCTGTACCTGAGGTGAACCTTGGCTGGCTGGAGTACGCCTTTTCCCGCAAGCCAGAGCGCCAACGCAATTTTCTCTCGGCCTGCGGCTTCATGCGTGCCCGGATGGCGGAAGACGGTACCCCCGGCCGAGAGCGGGCAGAATTGGCTCCGGGCCTGGACACTCTGACTGCAGCCTTATCCTCTTTCCTGCCGTCTAGAATGCGCCAACGACTTGATCTGGCCGACATCCCTGATACTCCGTTGAAAGAACCCTTTGACAACGGCATCTATAATCGGGCTGTGATCATGTTCGCCAAGCGCACCCGCTTCAACAAGCGCCTGCTACAAGAGCTGTCCATCATATCCAAGGCCCCGGACGACGTGCTGGACAGCACTGCCCTAGCCCCGCTCTTCGCTGGGCAGCCTTCTCAGGTTAAATCGACAACTGAAGGTACATCTTGGAAAAATTCTCCTGTGGAAGGAGTGGCGGCGGACGTTTTTCCATTCAATGCATCCCAGCGTCAGGCTGTGGCATCTTTACTCCGGCACGACGTCTCCGTAATCACTGGCCCACCTGGCACAGGCAAGAGCCAAGTGGTGGCCGGAACAGCCGCCAACGCTCGTTTCCTGGACCAGTCGGTACTCATCTCCAGTCGCAACCACAAAGCCATCGACGCAGTGGTCCACCGCCTGACCGATGCATCGGGCCAGCCTATGGTGCTGCGTACCAACTCCAAGGAAGACCCCGGCTTGCGGGTCACCTTTTCCACAGTTATCAAGGCGATGCTTACCAGCCAAACGGATCCAGAAGCCCAAGAACGGGTGCAACGGGCACGGGAGGACCTTTTTACCCGACTGGAGGAGCGCGGGCGGGAATCGGCCTTGGCAGCCGAGGTACTAGGGATTTCCGCCGAATTGGGCCAAGTAGAGAACCGACTGTCTTACCTTCAAAGTGAATTGCCCGACGGCTTGTCCCCGGCTCTGGACCAATTCCACCAGGCTTTTCCGACTCTCCTTGTCCGACATGCGTCCAAGTTCGCGCAATCAGGAAAAGCCTCTTGGTCGGAGTTCAGATTCATTATTCTGTACCTACGTTTGCGAAACAGTCTCAAACCTTTCCCTGGGACTCCAACCCTCCCCTTATGGCCCGATCTTCAAGCCCGGACACTGCTCTCTGATGTCATGGGGACAATCCTCAAGGCCGCCGAGTATTCCGAACTACGCGCCAGAGCTAACGAACTGGAAACCCGCGCGGCCCAGCTACCTCCGCTTGAGAAACTCACTGAAAGGGTGGCCCGCGTTGGCAGCCGCATGGAGAGCATTCTGCAAGACCTGCTCACTCTGGACTTAAAGCACCGCGCAGGACTTCGAGATGAGGCGTCGCGATCCAAGCTGGCAGGACTGCGCGCAGCCCTGAACAGCATCCATACCGGACTTTCTGATGGACGACTGGATCGCCAAGCCGCTAAAGAGATAAGCAACCTAGGTTGCGAGGTCCTCCACGCCTTTCCGGTCTGGGCCGTGACGAACCTATCCGTGGGATCGCGCATCCCTTTTTGTCCAGGGCTCTTTGACCTAGCCCTGATTGATGAAGCCAGTCAGTCCGACATACCCTCGGCCATCCCCATCCTCTTCCGCGCTCGTCGGGTGGGTGTCATCGGCGACCCTCTCCAACTCACCCACACAAGCCGCCTCAGCCCGGCCAAGGACACACTCATGCGGCGCAGCCTCGGCTTGGAACACTTGGAGGAGCAGCGCTTCGCATATACCGAGAGTTCCTTGTATGATCTGTGCGCCGGGGTCCACATGGTGAGACCAATCTTTCTGGATACCACTTATCGCAGTACCGAGGACATCGCTGGATACTCCAGCCAACTTTTCTATAATGGTGGCCTACGGGTAGGGACCGACTCTGGCCGACTCAACCCTCCTCAAGGTGTACAGCCCGGCATCCACTGGAGCGAGGTTGACGGAGAGGTTAAAAGCTCAAGCGGCAGTGGCTGCCACTGTCCGGCCGAGGTCGAAGAAATCGTACGTCAAGTGGGCGAGCTTCTTAGGGATGGGCAGTTTCGAGGCACCTTGGGCATCGTTACCCCATTTCGCCAGCAGGCAAACCGTATCCAGGACGCACTTTTTGAATCGGGCATTGACTACCAACGGCTGCTTGGATCCCAAGCTCATGTAGATACAGCCCACGGCTTCCAAGGGGACGAGCGGGACGTAATCTTCTTCAGCCTGTGCGCCGGTCCGGACATGCCACGTGGTTCTCGCCACTTTCTGCGGGAGACGGGCAACCTCTTCAACGTGGCAGTGAGCCGGGCACGTGCCGTGCTGCATGTGGTGGGCAACCGCGCCTGGGCCGCCCACTGCGGTATCCCTCATGTAGAGCGTTTGGCTTGTCCCAAGGACTGTCGCCCCGCACCTCCACCTAAAACCCCATGGCATCCCCACGAGTCTCCCTATGAAAAAATGTTGTTCAAAGCGCTAGAGGAAGCGGGACTGGAGCCCAAACCCCAGTATCCCGTCCGCTTTCGACGGCTGGACATGGCATTGATTCGATCGGGTGAAAACGGATTGAAATTGGATATCGAGGTGGACGGAGACTGCCACCGTAATGCCGATGGCTCCCGCAAGTTGGACGACATGTGGCGAGACATCGAATTGCAAGCTATGGGCTGGAAGGTGGCCCGGTTCTGGACTTACCAACTGCGCGAGGACCTCCCCGGCAGCGTGGCAAAAATAATGAAAATTTGGGAG